A portion of the Actomonas aquatica genome contains these proteins:
- a CDS encoding SMP-30/gluconolactonase/LRE family protein, with product MRFLSPALLACVFTSAHLTTATEPELLWETSGLAGPESVLYDHQREVFYASNMGTWGEGQTPHDGFISRLSSTGEVLDLHWITDLENPKGLALANGRLYVGDDLGLIEIDPDAGAIVARHTPSNGAEAGFNDCTADPDGNVFVFSYAAATIFRLQAGRLDPWVEIDMSETGGLNGLRAEAERLLVGGWSWRDAEGVEQLGHLTAIAYADRQLQRIGTTPIAHIDGVEPDGRGGYTVTDWLTGEVKHVTSDGHPSLLMTLPPGTADHDYLIDQQLLVLPLMKDDVVRAYRWAP from the coding sequence ATGCGCTTTCTTTCCCCCGCCCTCCTTGCCTGCGTCTTCACGTCGGCACACCTCACCACCGCGACCGAACCCGAGCTGCTTTGGGAAACCAGCGGCCTCGCCGGTCCGGAGTCGGTCCTCTACGACCACCAACGCGAGGTGTTCTACGCCTCCAACATGGGCACCTGGGGCGAAGGTCAGACCCCGCACGACGGCTTCATCAGTCGACTCAGTTCCACCGGCGAAGTGCTAGATCTGCACTGGATCACCGACCTCGAAAACCCCAAGGGACTCGCCCTGGCCAATGGCCGGCTCTACGTCGGCGACGATCTCGGGCTCATCGAAATCGATCCCGACGCCGGCGCGATTGTGGCCCGCCACACGCCATCCAACGGTGCCGAAGCCGGCTTCAACGACTGCACCGCCGATCCCGACGGCAACGTGTTTGTTTTCAGCTACGCCGCCGCGACGATCTTCCGACTGCAGGCGGGGCGTCTCGATCCTTGGGTCGAGATCGACATGAGCGAAACCGGCGGGCTCAACGGTCTGCGCGCCGAGGCCGAACGCCTGCTCGTCGGCGGTTGGTCCTGGCGCGACGCGGAGGGCGTTGAGCAACTCGGTCACCTCACCGCCATCGCCTACGCGGATCGCCAACTACAGCGCATCGGCACCACGCCCATCGCCCACATCGATGGCGTCGAGCCCGACGGTCGCGGTGGCTATACCGTCACCGATTGGCTCACCGGCGAGGTGAAACACGTCACGTCCGACGGTCACCCTTCCCTGCTCATGACGCTCCCGCCCGGCACCGCCGATCACGACTACCTTATCGACCAGCAACTGCTCGTGCTGCCTCTGATGAAAGATGACGTCGTGCGCGCCTATCGCTGGGCGCCTTAA
- a CDS encoding GNAT family N-acetyltransferase, with protein MDSLQLRPFISADIDAALTLWRATPGIGLTSSDEPDQLRQFLQRNPGCSFVAIDASESLAGTVLCGHDGRRGFLYHLAVAPAHRRHGLGRLLAETALGRLRRNGITRVTAHVYAANDEGKAFWASTHWRERVDLVAFQQDLC; from the coding sequence ATGGATTCGCTGCAGCTTCGCCCCTTCATCTCCGCCGACATCGATGCCGCCCTGACCCTCTGGCGGGCAACACCCGGAATCGGCCTGACATCATCGGACGAGCCGGATCAACTCCGCCAGTTCCTCCAGCGCAACCCGGGCTGTAGCTTCGTCGCCATCGACGCATCCGAATCCCTCGCCGGCACCGTGCTCTGCGGCCACGACGGCCGCCGCGGTTTTCTTTACCACCTCGCCGTGGCACCAGCCCATCGTCGCCACGGTCTGGGGCGACTGCTGGCCGAGACCGCGCTCGGTCGCCTGCGCCGCAACGGCATCACCCGCGTCACCGCGCACGTCTACGCCGCCAATGATGAAGGTAAAGCATTCTGGGCGTCGACCCACTGGCGCGAGCGCGTCGATCTGGTGGCGTTTCAGCAGGACCTCTGCTGA
- a CDS encoding potassium transporter Kup: MSSAHSQTAAGSGLRNSLAIGALGVVFGDIGTSPLYALRESIEHLPAADRAAGVYGVLSLIFWSLLIVVSLKYATVVMRADNRGEGGIFALLALSGMDRTPKAKRFVTPGIFVVLIGAAMICGEGVITPAISVLSATEGLKVILPAAGDYVIPICIAILIALFWVQQRGTHTIGAVFGPVMLVWFSTLGILGLVRLFDAPEVLGSLNPMHAFDLLRTHPESVTKILGSVVLAITGVEALYADMGHFGRSAILKAWYGLVLPGLTLNYFGQGAYVIAHPTETHNPFLALAPEGVLRGALLLLSLVAAVIASQALISGTFSLIRQAMQLGFFPRLKVLHTNAEQRGQIYVPLANFGLAAGAITTVLLFRSSSALAAAYGIAVTGTMAVTTFALFFVATRSWKWSALPAALMCLGFWAVDLGFFFANLPKFFDGGWLPIAIGLSLLAVMVTWKMGRLEIQEKVYGEAIGGIELGDIAKSSHIVRVPGSAVFMVGTPRGTPLALLHHLKANKCLQETVVLLTIVTEEVPTVDDEDRMTLESRGNGVWRAIGRYGYMESPNVANMCERIRAQGVDVNTQSTTFYFNREMIIGGGTARMFEWQKALYAFLSRNARPVKDYYQILPTQIIEIGLPVQL; encoded by the coding sequence ATGAGTTCTGCTCACTCGCAAACCGCCGCCGGTTCCGGGCTTCGTAACAGTCTGGCCATCGGGGCCCTCGGAGTCGTCTTCGGCGACATTGGCACCAGTCCGCTCTACGCGTTGCGCGAGTCGATCGAACACCTCCCGGCCGCAGATCGCGCCGCCGGGGTTTACGGGGTGCTTTCGCTGATCTTCTGGTCGCTGCTCATCGTAGTGAGCCTCAAATACGCCACCGTGGTCATGCGCGCCGACAACCGCGGCGAAGGCGGTATCTTCGCCCTGCTCGCCCTCAGCGGCATGGACCGCACGCCCAAAGCCAAACGTTTTGTCACGCCCGGCATTTTTGTGGTCCTGATCGGTGCCGCCATGATTTGCGGCGAAGGTGTCATCACGCCGGCCATCTCGGTGCTCAGCGCCACCGAGGGCCTCAAAGTCATTTTACCTGCCGCCGGCGATTACGTGATACCCATCTGTATCGCGATTTTGATCGCCCTATTTTGGGTCCAGCAACGCGGCACGCACACCATCGGCGCTGTCTTTGGCCCGGTCATGTTGGTGTGGTTTTCCACGCTGGGCATCCTCGGTTTGGTCCGCCTATTCGATGCGCCGGAGGTGCTCGGTTCGCTCAACCCGATGCACGCGTTCGACCTGTTGCGCACGCATCCGGAATCGGTGACCAAGATTCTCGGTTCCGTCGTGCTGGCCATCACCGGTGTGGAAGCGCTTTACGCCGACATGGGTCACTTTGGCCGCTCCGCCATCCTCAAGGCCTGGTATGGCCTCGTGCTTCCCGGGCTCACCCTCAACTACTTCGGCCAGGGCGCCTACGTGATCGCCCACCCGACGGAGACCCACAACCCCTTCCTCGCTCTCGCCCCCGAAGGCGTCTTGCGCGGCGCCCTGCTCCTGCTCTCGCTGGTGGCTGCGGTCATCGCCAGTCAGGCGCTCATTTCCGGCACCTTCTCGCTCATTCGTCAGGCCATGCAGCTCGGCTTCTTCCCGCGTCTGAAGGTCCTGCACACCAATGCCGAACAACGCGGCCAGATCTACGTGCCCTTGGCCAACTTTGGCCTCGCCGCCGGCGCCATCACGACCGTGTTGCTGTTCCGTTCCTCCTCGGCCCTCGCCGCCGCTTACGGCATCGCGGTGACCGGCACCATGGCCGTCACGACCTTTGCCCTCTTCTTTGTCGCCACTCGCAGCTGGAAATGGAGCGCATTGCCGGCCGCCCTGATGTGCCTCGGGTTCTGGGCGGTCGACCTCGGGTTTTTCTTCGCCAACCTGCCCAAGTTCTTCGACGGCGGCTGGCTGCCCATCGCGATCGGACTGTCGCTGCTCGCCGTGATGGTGACCTGGAAAATGGGGCGCCTCGAAATTCAGGAAAAGGTTTACGGCGAGGCCATCGGCGGCATCGAACTCGGCGACATTGCCAAGAGCAGCCACATCGTGCGCGTGCCCGGCAGCGCCGTGTTTATGGTCGGCACCCCGCGCGGCACCCCGCTCGCCTTGCTCCATCACCTCAAGGCCAACAAGTGCCTGCAGGAAACGGTCGTGCTGCTCACCATTGTCACCGAGGAGGTTCCCACCGTGGACGACGAGGATCGCATGACCCTCGAGAGCCGCGGCAACGGCGTCTGGCGCGCCATCGGGCGCTACGGCTACATGGAGTCGCCCAACGTCGCCAACATGTGCGAACGCATCCGCGCGCAGGGCGTCGACGTGAACACGCAGAGCACGACCTTCTACTTCAATCGCGAGATGATCATCGGCGGCGGCACCGCCCGCATGTTCGAATGGCAAAAGGCACTCTACGCCTTCCTCAGCCGCAACGCCCGCCCAGTGAAGGACTATTACCAAATCCTGCCCACCCAGATCATCGAGATCGGCCTGCCGGTGCAGTTGTAG
- the menB gene encoding 1,4-dihydroxy-2-naphthoyl-CoA synthase, which produces MSLPKWQVVKDYNDILYHKADGIAKITINRPEKRNAFRPETVFELHEALIDAREDTSVGVVLLTGAGPHTDGKYAFCAGGDQSVRGHAGYVGADGIPRLNILDVQKLIRSMPKVVIALVAGYAIGGGHVLHLVCDLSIAADNAICGQVGPKMGSFDGGFGSSYLARIVGQKKAREIWYLCRQYNAAEALEMGLVNTVVPIDQLEAEGVKWANEILNHSPLAIRCLKAAFNADVDGQSGLQELAGNATLLYYMSEEAKEFHSAQREKRKPDARKFPWLP; this is translated from the coding sequence ATGAGTCTCCCCAAGTGGCAGGTCGTCAAAGACTACAACGACATCCTCTATCACAAGGCCGATGGTATCGCCAAGATCACCATCAACCGTCCGGAAAAGCGGAATGCATTTCGCCCGGAGACGGTCTTTGAGCTGCACGAGGCGTTGATCGATGCCCGCGAGGATACCTCGGTGGGCGTGGTCCTGCTGACCGGTGCCGGACCGCACACCGATGGCAAATACGCCTTCTGCGCGGGCGGCGATCAAAGCGTGCGCGGTCACGCCGGCTACGTGGGGGCAGACGGTATTCCGCGGCTCAACATCCTCGATGTGCAGAAGCTCATCCGCTCCATGCCGAAGGTCGTGATCGCGCTCGTGGCGGGTTACGCCATCGGCGGTGGTCACGTGCTGCATCTCGTGTGCGACCTGAGCATCGCGGCCGACAACGCCATCTGCGGTCAGGTCGGACCCAAGATGGGCAGTTTCGACGGCGGCTTCGGCAGCAGCTACCTCGCACGCATCGTGGGCCAAAAGAAGGCCCGTGAAATCTGGTATCTGTGTCGTCAATACAACGCGGCCGAGGCGCTTGAAATGGGTCTGGTCAACACGGTCGTGCCGATCGATCAGCTCGAGGCGGAGGGCGTGAAGTGGGCCAACGAGATCCTCAACCACAGCCCGCTGGCCATCCGTTGCCTCAAGGCCGCGTTCAACGCCGATGTGGACGGCCAGTCCGGATTGCAGGAGCTCGCCGGCAACGCCACGCTGCTTTATTACATGAGCGAGGAGGCGAAAGAGTTTCACTCGGCCCAGCGCGAGAAACGTAAACCCGACGCGCGCAAGTTCCCGTGGTTGCCCTGA
- a CDS encoding GatB/YqeY domain-containing protein has translation MPVYETLRSDIIAAMKARDSAKATALRTADAAIQRAAMDTNAEIDDALTVATLRKAVKNLSDANSDFAKAGRTDLVEQNEKEIAILEVYLPSQITGAKLEAIVDAALASTGASSRAQMGQVMGVLKKHEQADLIDFGAASKMVQGKLA, from the coding sequence ATGCCCGTTTACGAAACCCTCCGTTCCGACATCATCGCCGCCATGAAGGCCCGCGACTCGGCCAAAGCCACCGCGCTGCGCACCGCTGACGCCGCCATCCAGCGCGCCGCGATGGACACAAATGCTGAAATCGACGACGCGCTCACGGTCGCGACGCTGCGCAAAGCGGTGAAGAACCTCAGCGATGCCAACTCGGATTTCGCCAAGGCCGGCCGCACCGACCTCGTTGAGCAGAACGAAAAGGAGATCGCGATTCTCGAGGTTTACCTGCCGAGCCAAATCACCGGCGCCAAGCTGGAGGCTATTGTCGACGCGGCCCTCGCCAGCACCGGCGCGTCCTCCCGGGCACAGATGGGTCAGGTGATGGGCGTGCTGAAGAAGCATGAGCAAGCGGACCTGATCGACTTCGGCGCCGCCAGCAAGATGGTGCAGGGCAAGCTCGCCTAG
- the gdhA gene encoding NADP-specific glutamate dehydrogenase: MAAIMEAPQNPYLASVWSDLTQRNQHDPLFLQAAHEVMESLEPVLNENPEIARLGVVERLCEPERQVIFRVAWMDDAERVHVNRGYRIGFNSALGPYKGGLRFHPSVTLDTIKFLGFEQIFKNSLTGLPIGGGKGGSDFDPKGKSETEIMRFCQAFMAELFRYLGAMTDVPAGDIGVGGREIGYLFGEYKKLTQRHEMGVLTGKSASLGGSLARKEATGFGTVYFAREMRRAAGEELDSGRAVVSGSGNVALYCIKKLQDLGVTVVACSDSGGTVVDPDGLDFDCLKLLKETERKRLSEYPRFRKRAEFHPGKKPWSVACDYAFPCATQNELDGDDAKQLIANGCKLVAEGANMPCTPEAVSAFKEAGVSFGPAKAVNAGGVAVSALEMRQNASLESWSFNEVDEELQRIMASIHTSCRNFAERYHRPGDYPFGANVAGFVRVAEAVRAYGVT, from the coding sequence ATGGCCGCCATCATGGAAGCGCCGCAAAACCCCTATCTTGCGTCGGTCTGGAGTGATCTGACCCAACGCAATCAACACGATCCGCTTTTCCTTCAAGCCGCTCACGAGGTGATGGAATCCCTCGAACCCGTCTTGAATGAGAACCCCGAAATCGCCCGGCTCGGCGTGGTGGAGCGGCTGTGTGAACCGGAACGCCAAGTCATCTTTCGGGTGGCGTGGATGGACGATGCGGAGCGCGTGCACGTGAACCGCGGTTACCGTATCGGCTTCAACAGCGCGCTCGGCCCCTACAAGGGCGGGCTGCGGTTTCACCCGTCGGTGACGCTCGATACGATCAAGTTTCTGGGCTTCGAACAGATCTTCAAAAACAGCCTCACCGGATTGCCGATCGGTGGTGGTAAAGGCGGCTCGGATTTCGATCCCAAAGGGAAGTCCGAGACAGAGATCATGCGCTTCTGTCAGGCCTTCATGGCGGAGTTGTTTCGGTATCTCGGCGCCATGACCGACGTGCCGGCCGGCGATATCGGCGTGGGTGGGCGCGAGATCGGGTATTTGTTTGGTGAATACAAAAAACTCACCCAGCGCCACGAAATGGGCGTGCTCACCGGCAAGTCCGCGTCACTCGGCGGTTCGCTGGCGCGCAAGGAAGCGACGGGCTTTGGCACGGTGTATTTCGCCCGCGAGATGCGCCGTGCGGCCGGCGAGGAACTCGACTCGGGTCGGGCGGTGGTTTCGGGCTCCGGCAACGTGGCGCTCTACTGCATCAAGAAACTGCAGGACCTGGGCGTGACCGTGGTGGCGTGCTCGGATTCCGGGGGCACCGTGGTCGATCCGGATGGGCTGGATTTTGACTGCCTCAAGCTGCTCAAGGAAACCGAACGCAAACGGCTCAGCGAGTATCCGCGGTTTCGCAAGCGGGCTGAATTTCATCCCGGTAAAAAACCGTGGTCGGTCGCCTGCGATTATGCGTTCCCGTGCGCGACGCAGAACGAGTTGGACGGCGACGACGCCAAACAACTCATCGCCAATGGCTGCAAGCTGGTCGCCGAGGGCGCCAACATGCCGTGCACGCCGGAGGCCGTGAGCGCGTTCAAGGAGGCCGGCGTGTCGTTTGGCCCGGCCAAGGCGGTCAACGCCGGCGGCGTGGCGGTGTCGGCGTTGGAGATGCGGCAGAACGCGTCACTCGAATCCTGGAGCTTCAACGAAGTCGACGAAGAGCTGCAGCGCATCATGGCGTCGATCCACACCAGCTGCCGCAACTTCGCGGAGCGTTACCACCGGCCGGGCGACTATCCGTTTGGCGCCAATGTCGCCGGCTTCGTGCGCGTGGCCGAGGCCGTGCGCGCCTACGGGGTCACTTGA
- a CDS encoding APC family permease — protein sequence MSTRTTYKPAIASAVIIANMIGTGVFTSLGYQLLDIKSGFVLIMLWVVGGITALCGALTYAELGAALPRSGGEYNFLSRIYHPSVGFISGWVSATIGFAAPVSLAAITFGSYLSAAIPGLNAKWLAVTLIVIVTIAHTGRRKRSSNFQSIFTAVKISLIVGFCVLCWIMVKEVQPVHFVPVTGDGGLMLSGAFAVSLIYVNYAYTGWNSVTYLINEVDDAQRNLPRILISSTLTVMVLYVALNFTFLLVAPMDALEGKVEVGYIAAQHVFGATGASAISFVLSLLLISTVSAMTIAGPRVLQVIGEDFALFGRLAQKNEDGIPSLAIYVQSGIALLFVMVSSFQSILLFSGFVLSLNTLFAVFGIFVLRRRQPDLPRPYRTWLYPLPPLIFLALTLWSLIYIAKSQPQEALFAAALVALGAGCYFAARRYNEMVK from the coding sequence ATGAGCACCCGCACCACCTACAAACCCGCCATCGCTTCGGCGGTCATCATTGCCAACATGATCGGCACCGGCGTCTTCACGTCGCTCGGCTACCAGCTGCTCGATATCAAATCGGGCTTCGTGCTCATCATGCTCTGGGTGGTCGGCGGTATCACCGCGCTGTGCGGTGCGCTCACCTACGCAGAACTCGGCGCCGCCCTGCCCCGCTCCGGCGGCGAATACAATTTCCTCAGCCGCATCTATCACCCGAGCGTCGGCTTCATCTCGGGCTGGGTGTCCGCTACCATCGGTTTCGCCGCGCCGGTCTCCCTGGCTGCGATCACTTTTGGCAGCTACCTGTCCGCAGCCATTCCGGGCCTCAACGCCAAGTGGTTGGCCGTAACCCTCATCGTGATCGTGACCATCGCCCACACCGGGCGCCGTAAACGCAGCAGCAATTTCCAAAGCATTTTCACCGCGGTGAAGATCTCCCTCATCGTGGGTTTCTGCGTGCTGTGTTGGATCATGGTCAAGGAGGTGCAGCCGGTGCACTTCGTGCCGGTCACCGGTGACGGCGGTCTCATGCTCAGCGGCGCGTTCGCCGTCTCGCTCATCTACGTGAACTATGCCTACACCGGCTGGAATTCCGTCACCTACCTGATCAACGAAGTCGACGACGCGCAGCGCAACCTGCCGCGTATCCTGATTTCCAGCACACTCACCGTCATGGTGCTCTACGTGGCGCTCAACTTCACCTTCCTGCTGGTCGCGCCGATGGACGCACTCGAGGGCAAGGTGGAGGTCGGCTACATCGCCGCGCAACACGTCTTCGGCGCGACCGGCGCATCGGCGATCAGTTTTGTGTTATCGCTGCTGCTCATCTCGACGGTGAGTGCCATGACCATCGCCGGGCCGCGCGTGCTGCAGGTCATCGGCGAGGACTTCGCTCTCTTCGGTCGCCTCGCCCAAAAGAATGAGGACGGCATCCCGTCGCTCGCCATCTACGTGCAGTCCGGCATCGCCCTGCTCTTCGTGATGGTTTCCTCGTTCCAGAGCATCCTGCTGTTCTCCGGTTTTGTGCTCAGCCTCAACACCCTGTTCGCCGTGTTTGGCATCTTTGTGCTGCGCCGCCGTCAACCGGACCTGCCGCGCCCGTATCGCACGTGGCTGTATCCGCTGCCACCGCTCATCTTCCTCGCGCTTACGCTGTGGAGCCTCATCTACATCGCCAAGTCGCAGCCGCAGGAAGCGCTCTTCGCCGCCGCCCTCGTTGCGCTGGGCGCGGGCTGCTATTTCGCAGCCCGCCGTTACAACGAAATGGTCAAGTGA
- a CDS encoding type II toxin-antitoxin system death-on-curing family toxin: MKEPYWFSRAESLALHRLMLADYGGANGVRDETMLESALVKARNRFLYGEHSMVILAAAYTVGVVKNHPFVDGNKRTGFMIGVAFLERNGRHFHGSEVDAVLKTLALAAGELDEAGYAQWLEENSQPAR; the protein is encoded by the coding sequence GTGAAGGAGCCCTACTGGTTTTCACGCGCGGAGAGTTTGGCGCTGCATCGGCTCATGTTGGCCGACTACGGCGGTGCTAATGGTGTGCGGGACGAGACGATGCTCGAATCCGCTCTGGTGAAAGCGCGGAATCGTTTCCTCTACGGCGAGCACTCGATGGTCATATTGGCGGCCGCCTACACCGTCGGTGTGGTAAAGAACCACCCGTTCGTCGACGGCAACAAGCGGACCGGCTTCATGATCGGCGTCGCTTTCCTGGAGCGTAACGGCCGCCACTTCCACGGGTCCGAGGTCGACGCCGTGCTCAAAACCCTCGCGCTCGCCGCCGGCGAACTCGACGAGGCCGGCTACGCGCAATGGCTCGAAGAAAATTCGCAACCGGCGCGTTAA
- a CDS encoding AbrB/MazE/SpoVT family DNA-binding domain-containing protein: MSYTTKVRKIGNSLGVILPKEALAELQVEEGQALYLTKAPDGGLRITAGDEEFGKSMEVFESLNRRYRNALRELAK, encoded by the coding sequence ATGTCCTACACCACCAAAGTCCGCAAAATCGGCAATTCCCTCGGCGTCATCCTCCCCAAGGAAGCTTTGGCGGAGCTGCAGGTGGAGGAAGGCCAGGCCCTCTACCTCACCAAAGCCCCCGACGGCGGCCTGCGCATCACCGCCGGCGATGAGGAGTTTGGAAAATCCATGGAGGTCTTCGAGAGCCTCAATCGTCGCTACCGCAACGCTCTGCGTGAGCTCGCGAAGTGA
- the ffh gene encoding signal recognition particle protein — MFETLSDKLSSALRNLRGVGKLSEDNMADALKEVRTALLSADVHFKVARQFVDKVREEVIGKDVLKGVTPGQQIVKIIHDELVKLLGEGETQLNPKKPLKVMMVGLHGSGKTTSSAKLGRLLKKRDYANPHLVACDVYRPAAIDQLEILAKANDLGFTCDRDSKDVPAIGRAGLAAAKAAGSELIIFDTAGRLQIDHDLIEEVKRLRDTVQPDEVILVADGALGQEAVNVAKAFHDALNLTGLILTKLDGDARGGAALSIKSITGVPIKFVGLGEKVEEFEVFHPDRLASRILGMGDVVSLVEKAQEHIDEKEAERMAEKLRKADFNLEDFLAQMQQVKKMGSMQSIVGMLPGMNNVELDDSADKQMKRTESIILSMTIKERRNPQILNGSRRMRIANGAGVKVVEVNQLLKQFQQMQKMMRMMKGSKGRKMMKQMKAMGGAGGAGGMPGMPDLGGGGGMPDLGGGGGRKRKLGRW, encoded by the coding sequence CGGCCGACGTTCACTTCAAGGTTGCCCGCCAGTTCGTCGACAAGGTGCGCGAAGAGGTCATCGGCAAAGACGTGCTCAAGGGCGTCACCCCGGGCCAGCAGATCGTCAAAATCATCCACGATGAGTTGGTCAAACTCCTCGGCGAGGGCGAGACGCAGCTCAATCCGAAGAAGCCGCTCAAGGTGATGATGGTGGGTCTGCACGGCTCAGGTAAAACCACCTCCAGCGCGAAGCTCGGTCGCCTGCTCAAGAAGCGCGACTACGCCAACCCGCACCTCGTGGCCTGCGACGTTTACCGCCCCGCCGCCATCGACCAACTCGAGATTCTGGCCAAGGCCAACGACCTCGGCTTCACCTGCGACCGCGATTCCAAGGACGTGCCCGCCATCGGTCGCGCCGGTCTCGCCGCCGCCAAGGCCGCCGGCTCCGAGCTCATCATTTTCGACACCGCCGGCCGCCTGCAGATCGATCACGACCTCATCGAGGAGGTGAAGCGTCTGCGCGACACCGTGCAGCCCGACGAGGTCATTCTCGTCGCCGACGGCGCCCTCGGTCAGGAAGCCGTCAACGTCGCCAAGGCCTTCCACGACGCCCTCAACCTCACCGGCCTCATCCTCACCAAACTCGACGGTGACGCCCGCGGTGGTGCCGCCCTTTCGATCAAGTCGATCACCGGCGTCCCGATCAAATTTGTCGGTCTCGGCGAGAAGGTGGAGGAGTTTGAAGTCTTCCACCCCGACCGCCTCGCCTCCCGCATCCTCGGCATGGGTGACGTGGTCTCCCTCGTCGAAAAGGCCCAGGAGCACATCGATGAGAAGGAAGCCGAGCGCATGGCCGAGAAGCTGCGCAAAGCCGACTTCAACCTGGAGGACTTCCTCGCCCAGATGCAGCAGGTGAAGAAGATGGGCTCGATGCAGAGCATCGTCGGCATGTTGCCCGGCATGAACAACGTCGAGCTCGACGACAGCGCCGACAAACAGATGAAGCGCACCGAATCGATCATCCTCTCGATGACGATCAAAGAGCGCCGCAATCCGCAGATCCTCAACGGCAGCCGCCGCATGCGCATCGCCAACGGCGCCGGCGTGAAGGTCGTCGAGGTGAATCAGCTGCTGAAGCAATTCCAGCAGATGCAAAAGATGATGCGGATGATGAAGGGCTCCAAGGGCCGCAAGATGATGAAGCAGATGAAAGCCATGGGCGGAGCCGGTGGCGCCGGCGGCATGCCGGGAATGCCTGACTTGGGCGGAGGCGGCGGTATGCCCGATCTCGGCGGTGGTGGTGGCCGCAAACGCAAGCTCGGCCGCTGGTGA